The Deltaproteobacteria bacterium genome contains the following window.
CTCTTAATGTAGGGAGAATAAATCGCCATGTAGTCGTCTATCCCGAAAAATACGTTCTCTGTTTCCATGGAGAATGCATATCACAGCCTCCATGATTGTGCAAGATTTATCTGTCGGAGTAGAATTAATTTCCGTCTGCAAATCTGCCCCACGGACAGGAGGCTATTTGCCCTGTCTGCCGACAGGCAGGCGCACGGATCAAATACTCCGGACGTCAGCTCACGGATTCAGGTGCGAGTCCATATTTGAAATTATAGAGGTTGAATCTGTGGAAAAGGCCGTTTTGGGAATTTTTGCGAGCCCATCGAAGTTGTCAGTTTTTTGTTTTGCTGAAAACTGATAGCTGGTAGCTGACAACTGAAAGATGTCATGGTCCTTCAGCAGCTGGTGCAGGGGTTGGACCCGGCCGTTTCTCCTTCCGGTCGCAAGGTTTTTCGGGCGCCTCGGCCTCAGTCCCAATGGGGTGAGCATGCTTGGGCTCATCTCCTATGGGGGTATCGGCTGCGCCATCGGGCTTGGCCATCCCCTGCTCGCCGGGGTTCTCCTTGCGGTCCTCGGACCTCTCGATGCTGTGGACGGGCTTCTCGCCCGGGAACAGGGGCGGGTCACACGGTTCGGGGCCTTTCTCGACTCGTGTCTTGACCGCTATGCTGAGTACTTCCTCTTTCTTGGGCTCGCTGTCTTTTTCCATCAGCGTGGAGATGGGTTCGCCGGAGAGCTTCTCGTCCTCTTTGCCTTTTCGGGTTCCCTCTTAGTGAGTTACACACGGGCACGGGCCGAGGCCCTCGGCTTTTCCTGCACGGTCGGCATGCTCACCCGCTTCGAGCGCCTCTTCATCCTGGCTGTTGGGCTCCTTTTCGGCTGGATCCTCCCAGCCCTTGCCGTCATAGCGGTCCTGGCCCATGTGACGGCCTTCCAGCGGATGTTCCATGTGTATAGGAAGTCCCGCCATGAGGCCGGAGAGGCGAGGAGGCCTGATACCCATGGCAGTTGAAGAAAGGGGGATTCTTTACGTGGTGGGGACCCCAATCGGGAACCTGGACGATATGACGGGCAGGGCCGTGCGGATACTGGCCGCTGTCTCCCTCGTGGCCTGCGAGGACACCCGGAGGACGCGGAAACTCCTTTCCTACTACGGGATACGGACCCGGGTGACGAGTTGTCACGAACACAAGGAAGGGGCCTGCGCCCATGAGGTGATCCATGTCCTCGCCTCAGGGGCGCATGCGGCCTTTGTCTCTGATGCCGGTACCCCCGGGCTCTCCGACCCGGGACGGATCCTGGTGGACAGGGTGAGGGAGGCGGGCTTTCCAGTGGTGCCCATTCCTGGGGTGTCGGCGGTGACCGCGGCCCTGAGCGTTTCAGGCCTTTCCGGCGACGCCTTCCATTTTGCGGGGTTCCTCCCGGCAAGGAGGGAGGCGAGACAAAGGGCGCTTGAAGGCCTGGCGGGCCTTCCCGTTCCCCTCGTGTTTTTCGAGGCCCCGCACCGCATCAAGGCATTTCTTGCAGATCTTCTCCATGTCTTCGGCGACAGGGAGATGCTTCTGTGCCGGGAGCTCACCAAGGTCCATGAGACGATCCTTCGGGGCAGGGTCTCAGAGGTGGCGGCCAGGCTCGAG
Protein-coding sequences here:
- a CDS encoding CDP-alcohol phosphatidyltransferase family protein — encoded protein: MLGLISYGGIGCAIGLGHPLLAGVLLAVLGPLDAVDGLLAREQGRVTRFGAFLDSCLDRYAEYFLFLGLAVFFHQRGDGFAGELLVLFAFSGSLLVSYTRARAEALGFSCTVGMLTRFERLFILAVGLLFGWILPALAVIAVLAHVTAFQRMFHVYRKSRHEAGEARRPDTHGS
- the rsmI gene encoding 16S rRNA (cytidine(1402)-2'-O)-methyltransferase → MAVEERGILYVVGTPIGNLDDMTGRAVRILAAVSLVACEDTRRTRKLLSYYGIRTRVTSCHEHKEGACAHEVIHVLASGAHAAFVSDAGTPGLSDPGRILVDRVREAGFPVVPIPGVSAVTAALSVSGLSGDAFHFAGFLPARREARQRALEGLAGLPVPLVFFEAPHRIKAFLADLLHVFGDREMLLCRELTKVHETILRGRVSEVAARLEGMEPKGEITLVVEGASERKDEPRSHDLDAAGRVMEAMTTGRTLSRKDAASLLSGLTGIPRKTLYGLSCSRGSKRSTYS